The genomic segment ccttatgaTCCCcaactatgaattggcttcattactctgctctcctccccactgatagctgatgtgtggtgagcgttctggcacattatggctgccatcgcatcatccaggtggatgctgcacattggtggtggtggaggggagtccccattacctgtaaagcgctttgagtggagtgtccagaaaagcactatataagtgtaagcaattaattattattattattattattaatattaatattattatttagaggtGATTTTGAAAACGAGCACCACGTAATTCAGTTAAGATGCCCAGTTAAGACTCAGATTCAGTGTAACACTTGTTTCTTATTCCGATTTGTGCAGACAAAGTACTGCAACAAATGTGAATAATTCTTTTGAGGAGATATTCTCGGAATAAAGGAACAAATGAAATCTGTCCCTGGTTCATCTTCATGGCCAATAATCATTCATATTTcgtcacctacagtatgaagCCGTCTTGTGAGTACAAACATTAGTAGTTAGGACTGACCTCTTTGCCAATAGTATTCTACAGTTTTAAAGGCACAGAGAGGACATAGAAAGAAACAGGTCAATTTTAGAAACAGCGGGCACCTTTGTGTCTTCATCCCTCCAGAGCATTTCCTGTTCGGCCTCGTTGAGCTCCTCCGACGGGTCGTAGGTGTAAACAGGGAGCAGCTGATGACGTAACCTGTCGATCCTAAAACACACAAGCACAAGACACGGTTCAGGGCTCAGATATTTAAAAACGAAGCTCTCAGGGATGGAAGCTGCTTCTCCTGAGTTGAAAACCACAGATGGTGGCACgaactggagccctgggttcaattcctgggggaGCTACATGAATGTAATAttgtatattctccccatgtttgtgtgggagaGCACCtacaggtgctccagtttcctactGCAGTCCAAAGAAATGCTGGTAGATTAACTGGCTTcaggaaaaactggccctggagtgagtgtgtgcgttTGTGTCTGCGTGTGGCCTGTGATAGACTTGCGTCCCGTTCAGGATGTGTCCTGCCCTGATCCTGTTGCTTGGTGGAAGTGGCTCAGGATCCCCTGCGACCCGGAATTGAATAAAGAGTTAAGAAAAGGGACAGATGAAAACCACAGGTGACAAGGAGAAGACATTAGTGCTGGTTCTTTACACACAGTACTTTGGCAATGGCCTTCTAAATTAGAAAGGTGCAATGAGCAGCTGAAGAGTAAGTAAAGTGGTATACGCACACAGCATTTCTAACCAGACCTTTCCCGCAAAATGGATCAGAATGAACAGTAGCATCCGAGAACAGAAGTGCTGCCTACACCTGCTGACGTGCAAGACCTGCTTCAGAGTTTCAGAAACGAATCTCTCACGTGACACCACACACCAGGTATCATGGAGTGGACGGGATTGCTTCTCTAGATTGCAGTCTGTTCAGAAACACATGCAGTCCTACGATTCATGGGTGTGTCGATACTGACAACTGGACAGAGAAAGACCCAACATGTCAGGAAAATGTTGTAGAGATTCCAAGGACAGAAGGTTTGTCCATGCGTCCATTTTTGTCATACTGTTGCAAAACTATGCACCCTGTTGGTCTTGTGCGCCACTTTGCTCAGACAGCTGACTTCAGGTGCTTTCCTTGCACTTTGCCACATGTTGCACTGGTGACTGACAGCAGCACTTTGCAGCCCAATCTGGTTAGATCTCAGAAGCTCAGccaggctgggcctggtcagtgctGGACTGGGAGACAGAGGACCACCACTGTTGCTGCTTTTAGCAGTGTTGGAAGACCAGGAAGGGGCGCTTTTCCTTGTGCGCCAGATTTTCCCAAACCTTGCCCCAGTATGGTGTACAGACCTTCAGATAGGACAATCCTTAAAGTATCCTTAGACACTTTATGAAAGACTTGGGAGTGTTAACACCAATGTCCAGGATAAATTCCACTCAGGGCGTACACAATCTGACCCACCTAAATTTCTACCTTAATTTGACTgctgaagtaatttctcactcCCCCCTTTCATCTGCTGGAGCAGAATGGGTGCTGTGTGTCACCCAGGCAGGTGTTGCATTTCAGAGGTGGGTGAAGTGGGTCCAGTCCTGCAGCACCCTCCAAAGGTATAAGACCAGCAGTCAAAACTGTACTTATCAGTTTTAAATCAAGCATTTTGTGATCTATCCTTCTTATAATCACTTTataatccaatacagggtcaaaggagagctggagcctatcccagcaagcaatgagcataaggcaggatacaccctggacaagatgccagtccactgcaggaaacacagaaacaaacactcacaccaggggtaATTTTCCtaaaagctaattaacctaccagtatatctttgggcTGGAAAGCCATATGAACGCAGatacaacatacaaactccacacagatattaCATCCAGAAATGAAccaagggccccagcactgcaaggcagcaatgctaaccacagtaCAACTAAAATGAACATCACAATTTATGTTTTGATTTTGGGTAAATCCATGCAAATATTGTACTTGATCATATTATATGAAAAACGTTTGAAAAAAGCCTGTGTTCATCACAGTGATTTCAAGTGACCGCAAGTACTGGGGCACATTCACTTTAAGTATACAAGTAGATTTAGGATACAATggttattttacagtatttgtagcaatattttgaattttgaagcAATAACTGCATGTAGTCTGCGGCCCAGTGAGCTTGTCACAGTCTTTGTGTGATTATCTGAGATGCCTTCCCAAGCCTCAATTCAATTTGAGTCTGGAGATTGACTTGACAATTGTCAGTCTAAAACACTTTAATTAAATTGCTAAGCTGACAAGCCGCTGCACTACACAAACTGCATCAACCTGACTTACTGATGCCCACTGTTATTTGTGTCACTTCTCAATTAgactctcacggtttgtattaGAGGACTGGTTTGTGGGTGAGTGTCTTTAACCCCATTCCCTCTACTTTCACAGCTGTCCATGGGATGGGGCAACTTCACTTGTCCGGCCTGTAAACAGATAATGTAATATACCAGCAGGGCCACCAGCTGGGTCAAGTCAGGGTAATAGACTCATCTGAGTCATCTATGTTTCCTGAAGCCTGGAAAACACAGGGTCAAACCCTGTCTATGCAACATGGGTGCTGTCAGTGGGGTTCAGCTGGGCAGCCACACCTTTCCACCCACAACTGGGGCACTTGCTTGTTTGTGTTGTAACCAGTAAGAGCTGTGTCAGTTTTCCCTCCAacacagcagctctgtgacAGTGTGAACAGAGGCCTGGCTTAGCATTGTGTGATTCACAGAATGGATTCTGTCCTGTCAGAGGCCTGTGTTCTCTTTGTGTCTTTTCACAATGTGAGGAATCAGGAATGCTTACCTTCTCTTTTTCTGGATGTACATCACCTGTAAAGAGAGTAAAAATGTAGATTGATTAGATATAGGTACGAGAAGCATTATTGTTCAAGCATTATTATCATCGCTTTATTTGATACAGGGCTGTGAGGGAgcaagagcctatcccagcaagcactgggcacaagggaggacacaccctggaagggatgccagtccattgcagggcagacaatgacacagtcacacacacgcacacacacacatccaagGCCATTTATCtaagaagacaattaacctaccagcttgtatttagactgtgggaggaaaccagagcacccaggggaaacccatgtgaacttggggagaacatacaaattccacacagacagcaccccaggaattgaatacCCCAGCGCTGTGCTAAACAGCAAAAGTAACCACTGCGCTACAGTGCCACCTTCAACTTTATTTTAAGTGGAATGAaagtttctttaaattaaaaatggtaCAATAAATTGATGAGGGAAGCAGAGTGCAGTCACCACTGTGGACCTGATGTTGTACCTTGAGTGAGGTAGTTCACCCCATTTTCTCCAGTAGAGACAGCTGTATAAATCTGAACCAGCACTGCTGGGGGGTTACTCTGTGATGGGccagtgtcccatccagggaagAGTCACATGCACTCAGTCTACTTACTGCTACAGACACCTGATGAGTCACTGTGGCTCAGATACAGAAATTGCCTATCTACAGTTAAAAAGCCATCATCATTATACAGAAAGACGGGAGCCTCATAAAGCACAAGAACTTCAAAGATTAACCTGCAAACAACTATATagaaactgtttatttttacaaagcTTACAATCCAAACAGAAAGTAAAATTTAAAGAGAGTAAAAGGAAGGGAAACAATCATTCCCCCAGTGTAACTCAACACTCAGACTGAGgttctgtattttgtttgagGTCCTGTATTTGTACTTTTCTCCCCTAATAACAAAAGATACAAAGTACCGTCCACCTTCCCCAGAGAAGCAACAGCTACTCATCGAACAACGAGCTTGTTCTTAATTCAAGTGCGGCAAGATACTTATCACCTGATCTTGTAGTCtgatttttagaaaaattacattaaaattgaAAAGACTGTACTATAAAACAGAACAGGAAGTTTCTTAGCCAAGGGTACACTCCAAATTCTTCAGGCTCCAGTTTCTTTAAGTGAAGGAGTCTGTCAGCTCCACACTGtgccccagcccccccagtAGCCTGTACAGGAGCAGAGCCTGAACACTAGAGCTGTTGATTAGATATCTGTAGCTTCTATTCTTCTCTTCCCTTACCGGTCTTTCTGTTTTCACGTCACACCCAGAAGCAGAACTGTGGTGCCCATTTCACTCTTCTCAGGAAGACCCAAAAGCCTTATTGACACTTTGCAAGTCAAGCCCTGACACACTTTAAACCTGGTGTGCCAGGAGCAGGTCTCAGAACACTTCAATACTTTTCACATGTGTTAGTTATAAGCAGAGTACCCTGTAAGTAGAGCATGGTAACGCCAAATACAGTACACCAATGCTAACAGGACCCCTCCCACCTACCCCAGCTGCGGCGACCCCAACGATGGTGatcaggaagaaaggcaccagGATGTAGCTGATCGCCGCGTCTCCGTTGACCGCAGGAGACGGCGGGCTGGTGGAGTTCATGATTGTCACGCTTCtcctccaggtgggggctgcctCTGCTGTCCcgctctcctccccccccccccttgagCTCAGAGCCTGGAAGGGttaatgggagacctcctgttTGTGCACACAGCGGGGCTGTCTCTGCGGCTGGGGTCCTCTCCTGGCACGGCCAGAGTCTTGAGACCAGAATTCTTCTGGTCTCATCCTCTGGGCTCATGTGATCGGCGCATGGCTCTCCCCGTCGCTAATCAGTGTGAAATCGTGCTGCCTCGGGGAAGCTGGGAGGAGGAACCACAACAGCAAGGATCTCAGTCTGTGGCTGACATAGGAGACTTGCTACTtcaaatacaacaatacaaaggCAACTGTATTAAATGTGAAAGTCAGAGACACAATGCAAGCTTCCTGCTATTTAATTCAGCTTTATGCtgctatttttcttttaaaagaataattacTTCACACCCTGTGCActcttcttattttttctttttccttgctGTCCATCCCCGTTAATAATTATCTGCAGAAAATGTAACTCTAGCCACTCTAGAATAGTCTGACTATTCTGGCTGCGGAACTCCTTTACAAAGAGGGGACTTCAGAGCCGACGGTCAGGAAGTGTGACGGGGAGGGTGTCCGTCCATGAGACAGACAGGGATACCTTCCTGAGAACTTACAACTCGAGGAAGTAGAGCTCACAGCTCCAGTGGGTACGAGGGTATAGGCTCGGGAGTCCGCATTGGATGCTACAGACACTTTAGGGGACGTTTTGAAACAGCAGGTAAAAGGGACTTTAAGAGAATTGATTCATGCAAAATGCTATGATGCTATTTTCTCTCCATAAACGTCATAGTAATTATAAGGGTTTCACCGATATAGTACTTTCAATTATTGGACTTCGTGCCTTAATAACAGAGATACAAGTACAAAAACAGAGATAATAAAGATGAAAGGATACCATCGCGTCATTAACAAGGTATTCGTATTTTGTCATGCATAGACTCAAAAAGAATCATTCATTTGACATAATGAgctatttttattacatttt from the Lepisosteus oculatus isolate fLepOcu1 chromosome 5, fLepOcu1.hap2, whole genome shotgun sequence genome contains:
- the smim29 gene encoding small integral membrane protein 29 isoform X2; translated protein: MNSTSPPSPAVNGDAAISYILVPFFLITIVGVAAAGVMYIQKKRRIDRLRHQLLPVYTYDPSEELNEAEQEMLWRDEDTKVVQGWATTYQHRRPLLMKDAHA
- the smim29 gene encoding small integral membrane protein 29 isoform X1, producing MNSTSPPSPAVNGDAAISYILVPFFLITIVGVAAAGVMYIQKKRRIDRLRHQLLPVYTYDPSEELNEAEQEMLWRDEDTKLVCGERSGALWLLSHHPGGGGGASPLPV